The Deltaproteobacteria bacterium genome has a window encoding:
- a CDS encoding SDR family oxidoreductase, which produces MDVANRVAVITGASRGLGRGMAEEFVARGMRVAVCARTRPAVDGGDRVWAAPVDVTDGDAVDRFADEAFERFGHVDLWINNAGVLEPIGPLRDTDPAAWRRAIDINVLGVYHGTRAYVRRLRAARRTGVLVNVSSGAAYHGYAGWSAYCASKAAVDLLTESVQLEEQADGWLRAHAVAPGVIDTDMQALIRAQSPDVFPMVDKFVEMKRRGTFSSVRWVADHMLRLAFAPGDDAAAVRLRFPPEHAD; this is translated from the coding sequence GTTCGTCGCCCGCGGGATGCGCGTGGCCGTCTGTGCGCGCACGCGCCCGGCGGTCGACGGCGGCGACCGCGTGTGGGCGGCGCCGGTCGACGTGACCGACGGCGATGCGGTCGACCGGTTCGCCGACGAAGCGTTCGAGCGGTTCGGCCACGTGGACCTGTGGATCAACAACGCGGGCGTGCTCGAACCGATCGGACCGCTGCGCGACACCGACCCGGCCGCGTGGCGGCGGGCGATCGACATCAACGTCCTCGGCGTGTACCACGGCACTCGCGCCTACGTGCGGCGGCTGCGCGCGGCGCGGCGCACGGGCGTCCTCGTCAACGTGTCGTCGGGTGCGGCGTACCACGGGTATGCGGGGTGGTCGGCGTACTGCGCGTCGAAGGCGGCGGTGGACTTGCTCACCGAATCGGTCCAGCTCGAGGAGCAGGCCGACGGGTGGCTCCGCGCGCACGCGGTGGCGCCCGGCGTCATCGACACGGACATGCAAGCGCTCATCCGCGCGCAGTCGCCCGACGTGTTTCCGATGGTCGACAAGTTCGTCGAGATGAAACGGCGGGGCACGTTCAGCTCGGTGCGGTGGGTGGCCGACCACATGCTCCGGCTCGCGTTCGCGCCCGGCGACGACGCGGCGGCCGTGCGGCTGCGGTTTCCGCCGGAACACGCCGACTGA